In Hypomesus transpacificus isolate Combined female chromosome 25, fHypTra1, whole genome shotgun sequence, one DNA window encodes the following:
- the LOC124487095 gene encoding carboxypeptidase Z-like has product MSTEYLLLSVIHSLLSGECSPDIRMLGCSVLAPRCQRDKVLKPCRSTCEAVFMSCGHAFEGIDMAWPYFLDCDRFFVSQEEGCYDPLDGLRDQQEEALPSFPVEPSTLIQFTYQSNAQMTSILTKTAARCSDIATTYSIGRSVEGKDLLVIEFSNNPGRHELLEPEVKYIGNMHGNEVLGRQLLLYLVQYLCSEYQRGNQRVQTLINTTRIHILPSMNPDGYELAFPGVQDSIDPEHETGGRYVGRTSGRTNAQNIDLNRNFPDLTSIAYKRRRQKGYRTDHIPIPDSYWFGKVAPETYAMMKWIRSIPFVLSANFHGGDLVIAYPFDFSKHPLERDMFSPTPDEKVFKLLARTYADAHATMSGIDTDRCGGSLRSSEGIINGAQWHSSAGGMQDFNYLHTNCFEITVELGCDTFPPEEELYTAWQENKEALLTYMDSVHRGIKGIVQDEDGNGIKEARISVRGIRHDITTAENGDYWRLLSPGIHVVSASAPGYAKVLKKVHLPARMRQPGRVDFVLQRAVQEPDQDQHYTLPSMGTYERFDPYKKFERYALTDAGQNVEERQQKPWWWSYFTSTGGTTPTWLLRNY; this is encoded by the exons atgaGCACTGAGTACCTCCTCCTCAGTGTGATCCACTCCCTCCTCAGCGGAGAGTGCAGTCCAGACATCCGTATGCTGGGCTGCTCCGTGCTAGCTCCGCGCTGCCAGAGAGACAAGGTGCTCAAGCCCTGCCGCAGTACCTGCGAGGCGGTGTTTATGAGCTGCGGTCATGCTTTCGAGGGCATCGACATGGCATGGCCCTACTTCCTGGACTGTGACCGCTTCTTTGTCAGCCAAGAGGAGGGCTGTTATGACCCCCTGGATGGACTGAGAG ACCAGCAGGAAGAAGCTTTACCCAGCTTCCCTGTGGAGCCGTCCACCCTCATCCAGTTTACATACCAGTCCAACGCTCAGATGACCAGCATCCTGACCAAAACTGCCGCACGCTGCTCCGACATCGCCACCACCTACAGCATAGGCCGCAGTGTGGAGGGCAAGGACCTGCTGGTAATTGAGTTCTCCAACAACCCTGGCCGTCACGAACTGT TGGAGCCAGAGGTGAAGTACATCGGCAACATGCACGGGAACGAGGTGTTGGGTCGTCAGCTGCTGCTTTACCTGGTCCAGTACCTGTGTTCCGAGTACCAGCGGGGGAACCAGCGTGTCCAGACCCTCATCAACACCACGCGCATCCACATCTTACCCTCCATGAACCCTGACGGCTACGAACTGGCGTTCCCTGGCGTACAGGACAGCATTGACCCTGAACACGAAACT GGTGGCAGATATGTGGGTCGGACTAGCGGTCGCACTAATGCCCAGAACATCGACTTGAACAGGAACTTCCCCGACCTGACCTCCATTGCCTACAAAAGACGTAGACAAAAGGGCTACCGCACCGATCACATCCCAATCCCAGACTCTTACTGGTTTGGTAAG GTAGCACCAGAGACCTACGCCATGATGAAGTGGATACGCTCCATCCCGTTTGTGCTTTCGGCTAACTTCCATGGGGGGGATCTGGTGATCGCCTACCCCTTTGACTTCTCCAAGCACCCCCTGGAGCGCGACATGTTCTCCCCTACGCCGGATGAAAAG GTATTCAAGCTGTTGGCACGAACCTATGCAGATGCGCACGCCACGATGAGTGGAATTGACACAGACAGGTGCGGGGGCTCTCTTCGATCTTCGGAGGGAATTATCAATGGTGCACAGTGGCACAGCTCTGCGGGCG GTATGCAGGACTTCAACTACCTGCACACCAACTGTTTTGAGATTACCGTGGAGCTGGGCTGTGACACGTTCCCCCCGGAGGAGGAGCTCTACACCGCCTGGCAGGAGAACAAGGAAGCTCTGCTCACATACATGGATTCG GTCCACAGAGGAATAAAGGGCATCGTACAGGATGAAGACGGGAACGGAATCAAAGAAGCCAGGATATCTGTCAGGGGAATAAGACATGACATCACCACAG CTGAAAACGGAGACTACTGGCGCCTGCTCAGCCCGGGCATCCATGTTGTGAGCGCCTCCGCTCCAGGCTACGCCAAAGTCTTGAAGAAGGTTCATCTCCCTGCCCGAATGAGGCAGCCGGGCCGGGTGGACTTTGTGCTCCAGAGAGCTGTCCAGGAgccagaccaggaccagcactACACCCTCCCCTCCATGGGGACCTACGAGCGATTCGACCCCTATAAGAAATTTGAACGCTACGCCCTGACTGACGCGGGTCAGAATGTAGAGGAGAGGCAGCAGAAGCCCTGGTGGTGGAGCTACTTCACCAGCACCGGAGGCACCACGCCGACCTGGCTGCTCAGAAACTACTAG
- the LOC124487083 gene encoding G-protein coupled receptor 78-like isoform X2: MSRGYRNTLVKLGWNTIQSPTVFSALSGNHKIRVKQRCLVEQKRRKQRATKKISIFIGSFIVCFAPYVITRLTELLPFVGINRHWGIVSKCLTYSKAASDPFAYSLLRQQYKKVLVTVVNRLLRRDLYPSSGHNSSLDTENDYCLQRIS, from the exons ATGTCGCGGGGATACAGAAATACTTTGGTTAAATTAGGTTGGAACACCATCCAAAGCCCTACAGTCTTCTCTGCCTTATCGGGTAACCACAAAATACG TGTGAAACAAAGATGTCTGGTAGAGCAAAAAAGGAGGAAACAGAGAGCCACCAAGAAAATCAGCATCTTTATTGGCTCGTTTATCGTCTGTTTTGCTCCATATGTAATTACAAG aTTAACTGAACTACTTCCCTTCGTGGGCATCAACCGCCACTGGGGGATCGTCAGTAAGTGCTTGACATACAGCAAGGCCGCCTCCGACCCCTTCGCCTACTCCCTCCTGCGTCAACAGTACAAGAAGGTCCTGGTTACCGTCGTCAACAGGCTACTGCGCCGTGACCTGTACCCCTCGTCTGGGCACAACAGCTCTTTAGACACTGAGAACGACTACTGTCTCCAGAGGATCAGTTAA
- the LOC124487083 gene encoding G-protein coupled receptor 26-like isoform X1 has translation MDFAEIIFALFIVVVAIVSLLSNLLVLLCFVHSTEIRRQVPGIFTMNLSFCNILITILNMPTTLVGIIRNQQPFGNCLCHTVSFLETFLTANTMLSMAALSIDRWIAVVFPLSYSSKMRYKDAVIMVCYSWLYSLTFSLIALLFSWVDYSHIYASCTLHLTEESDRIKFTVFTVVFHATSFVLSLLILCFTYLKVLKVARFHCKRIDIITMQTLFLLVDIHPSVKQRCLVEQKRRKQRATKKISIFIGSFIVCFAPYVITRLTELLPFVGINRHWGIVSKCLTYSKAASDPFAYSLLRQQYKKVLVTVVNRLLRRDLYPSSGHNSSLDTENDYCLQRIS, from the exons ATGGACTTTGCTGAAATTATTTTCGCGTTGTTCATTGTCGTAGTCGCAATTGTGTCTTTGTTATCGAACTTGTTGGTGCTGCTATGTTTCGTTCACAGCACCGAGATACGGCGACAGGTTCCAGGTATATTCACCATGAACCTGTCTTTTTGCAACATTCTCATCACTATTTTAAACATGCCAACGACATTGGTGGGGATTATCAGAAATCAGCAACCCTTTGGTAATTGCCTTTGCCATACTGTAAGCTTTCTGGAGACTTTTTTGACTGCGAACACTATGTTGAGCATGGCAGCTCTTAGCATTGACCGGTGGATAGCGGTGGTCTTTCCCTTGAGTTACTCCAGCAAGATGAGATACAAGGATGCAGTGATCATGGTTTGCTACTCGTGGCTATATTCACTCACGTTTTCCCTCATTGCGCTCCTCTTCTCCTGGGTTGACTACAGCCACATTTACGCGTCCTGTACCTTACACCTAACTGAGGAGAGCGACCGCATTAAGTTTACAGTTTTCACCGTTGTTTTCCATGCCACTAGCTTCGTGCTATCCCTTCTAATCCTGTGCTTCACGTACTTGAAGGTTTTAAAAGTTGCACGGTTTCATTGCAAGAGGATTGATATAATAACCATGCAGACCCTTTTTTTGCTGGTAGATATCCACCCAAG TGTGAAACAAAGATGTCTGGTAGAGCAAAAAAGGAGGAAACAGAGAGCCACCAAGAAAATCAGCATCTTTATTGGCTCGTTTATCGTCTGTTTTGCTCCATATGTAATTACAAG aTTAACTGAACTACTTCCCTTCGTGGGCATCAACCGCCACTGGGGGATCGTCAGTAAGTGCTTGACATACAGCAAGGCCGCCTCCGACCCCTTCGCCTACTCCCTCCTGCGTCAACAGTACAAGAAGGTCCTGGTTACCGTCGTCAACAGGCTACTGCGCCGTGACCTGTACCCCTCGTCTGGGCACAACAGCTCTTTAGACACTGAGAACGACTACTGTCTCCAGAGGATCAGTTAA
- the trmt44 gene encoding probable tRNA (uracil-O(2)-)-methyltransferase yields MPTLFELKFPDQCKTLPEGFWSAVEVWIKKPHVVNKRLCGVKETERKDVDLTELAPILQGQEKDTTESNDVFTFLRTSDSEFESGKEGQWSYSVRTIIPKVNCYGTTAHKEIILRDFDTQRVTFIPTEEDTEGQVSHRKSNIYQLQLLAPSSNEWVVRLHILRPEEWFSDGVAYPKLPWLSTELLPRLVRWATESRTSEFKSTLSLLPVEKYSYVYQQLKDKYRDMVKVWPEVTNPEKFVYEDVAIATYLLVLWGEERSEKGLTDKQSFVDLGCGNGLLVHILTNEGHPGKGIDVRRRKIWDMYGPQTLLEETAITPGDSFLFPSTDWLIGNHSDELTPWIPVMAARSSYSCRYFVLPCCFFDFYGKYQRRQCKKSQYKEYIDFITEVSTACGFITQEDCLRIPSTKRVCLVGKSRTYERSDEHQAEEHRTLYIQSRQARSGTLGQGSNARGEMENGHDDSEACRSHDNDWGSGFQPRERVETVRNCAALPRDFIDGVVLRVANALLGLTKDEDGGVPVAWNRGGSLSVRGVAEMLEQETLQVLKKECGGLQTLLRNNHQVFRVEGGMVHIRDWRTQTYRPRGHGTPADAKRKPMPPGALKTRACWFHKHHPQGCPRLAEECAFAHGLDDLRASTRPLKKLKTFAC; encoded by the exons ATGCCAACATTATTTGAATTAAAGTTCCCGGATCAGTGCAAGACTCTTCCAGAAGGATTTTGGTCTGCTGTGGAGGTGTGGATAAAGAAACCTCATGTTGTGAACAAACGCTTATGCggagtgaaagagacagagaggaaggatgTGGACTTAACAGAACTTGCACCCATTCTACAAGGCCAAGAGAAAGATACCACAGAATCCAATGATGTGTTTACTTTCTTGAGAACCAGTGATAGtgaatttgaaagtggaaaagaaGGACAATGGTCTTATAGTGTTAGAACAATAATCCCCAAAGTAAATTGTTATGGGACAACAGCACATAAAGAAATTATACTCAGAG ACTTTGACACTCAAAGAGTGACCTTCATACCAACTGAAGAGGACACAGAGGGACAGGTATCTCATAGAAAAAGCAACATATATCAGCTTCAGCTCCTTGCTCCAAGCTCTAATGAATG gGTTGTGAGACTACATATCCTTAGGCCAGAAGAATGGTTCTCGGATGGGGTGGCCTACCCAAAGCTACCCTGGCTCTCCACAGAGCTCCTGCCCAGACTGGTGCGTTGGGCCACAGAGAGCAGGACCAGTGAGTTCAAGAGcaccctgtctctcctgcctgtaGAGAAGTACAGCTATGTGTACCAACAACTAAAGGACAAATACAGGGATATGGTCAAG GTCTGGCCTGAGGTGACCAACCCAGAGAAATTTGTCTATGAAGACGTTGCCATCGCTACCTATCTTCTG GTCCTCTGGGGCGAGGAGCGATCTGAAAAGGGCCTCACTGACAAACAGTCGTTTGTGGATCTTGGCTGTGGAAATGGCCTTTTGGTGCACATACTGACCAACGAAGGA CATCCTGGAAAGGGCATCGATGTGCGGAGAAGGAAGATCTGGGACATGTACGGACCCCAAACACTTCTAGAG GAAACCGCAATCACCCCCGGCGATAGCTTCTTGTTCCCGTCCACAGATTGGCTGATTGGGAACCACTCAGACGAGCTCACGCCGTGGATCCCTGTGATGGCGGCGAG GTCGTCTTACTCCTGTCGATACTTTGTCCTGCCTTGCTGCTTCTTCGACTTTTACGGGAAGTACCAGAGGAGACAGTGTAAGAAGTCTCAGTACAAAGAGTACATTGACTTCATTACAGAGGTCAGCACAGCCTGTGGGTTTATCACCCAGGAAGACTGCCTAAGAATCCCCTCCACCAAGCGG GTTTGTCTGGTGGGAAAGTCGAGGACCTATGAACGCTCAGACGAGCACCAGGCAGAGGAGCACAGGACCCTGTACATACAGAGTCGCCAGGCTCGTTCTGGGACCCTGGGTCAAGGGTCAAATGCAAGAGGTGAAATGGAAAATGGCCATGACGATTCAGAGGCCTGCAGATCCCATGACAATGACTGGGGCTCCGGGTTCCAGCCCCGAGAGAGGGTTGAGACGGTTCGGAACTGTGCCGCCCTTCCCCGGGATTTCATAGATGGTGTGGTCCTACGGGTGGCTAATGCTTTGCTGGGGTTAACCAAGGACGAAGACGGGGGGGTTCCAGTCGCCTGGAACCGAGGAG GGAGCCTGTCGGTGCGAGGCGTGGCGGAAATGCTGGAGCAGGAGACTCTGCAGGTGTTGAAGAAGGAGTGCGGGGGTCTTCAGACGCTGCTCAGGAACAACCACCAGGTCTTCAGAG TGGAAGGAGGAATGGTCCATATCAGGGACTGGAGGACCCAGACCTACAGACCCAGGGGCCATGGCACCCCAGCTGATGCCAAGAGGAAGCCTATGCCCCCTGGCGCCCTGAAGACGAGGGCTTGCTGGTTCCATAAACACCACCCTCAAGGATGCCCCCGGCTGGCAGAGGAGTGCGCCTTCGCACATGGCCTAGATGACCTCCGAGCTTCCACAAGACCACTGAAGAAATTGAAGACCTTTGCTTGTTGA